In Chromobacterium rhizoryzae, one genomic interval encodes:
- a CDS encoding response regulator transcription factor, with product MAAGSAGVSAPRPERATALIVDDQPENLALLHDALDLAGYRVLLATDGAAALGRAAECRPDIILLDALMPGMDGFETARRLKAGAETQAIPIVFMTGLSDSEHVLAAFAAGGADYVIKPLRPAEVLARLAAHIGSARQLCRARQALEASGQALLAADPASGRPLWLTERARGLLQAHGWSEAALAARWRPWLAQAAAGASLTLAEGGGAALLARRLAGDECLLALSEAGDGAAPRRLMRALGLTPRQAEVLHWLSLGKTNRDIGDILGMSPRTVNKHLEHVFARLGVETRTSAAALALRSAGGG from the coding sequence ATGGCTGCCGGGAGCGCCGGCGTGAGCGCGCCGCGGCCGGAGCGGGCGACGGCGCTGATCGTGGATGATCAGCCGGAAAACCTGGCCTTGCTGCACGATGCGCTGGACCTGGCCGGCTACCGGGTCTTGCTGGCCACGGACGGCGCGGCGGCCTTGGGCCGCGCCGCCGAGTGCCGGCCGGACATCATTCTGCTGGACGCGTTGATGCCGGGCATGGACGGTTTCGAGACGGCGCGGCGCTTGAAGGCGGGGGCGGAAACGCAGGCGATTCCCATCGTGTTCATGACCGGGCTCAGCGACAGCGAGCACGTGCTGGCGGCGTTTGCCGCCGGCGGCGCGGATTACGTGATCAAGCCGCTGCGGCCGGCGGAGGTGCTGGCGCGGCTGGCCGCCCATATCGGCAGCGCGCGCCAGTTATGCCGGGCGCGGCAGGCGCTGGAGGCTTCGGGCCAGGCCTTGCTGGCGGCGGACCCGGCCAGCGGCCGGCCGCTGTGGCTGACTGAGCGCGCGCGCGGCCTGCTGCAAGCCCACGGCTGGTCCGAGGCGGCGCTGGCGGCGCGTTGGCGGCCCTGGCTGGCCCAGGCCGCGGCGGGGGCCAGCCTGACCTTGGCGGAAGGCGGCGGCGCGGCCTTGCTGGCGCGGCGGCTGGCCGGGGACGAGTGCCTGCTGGCCTTGAGCGAGGCGGGAGATGGCGCCGCGCCGCGGCGCCTGATGCGGGCGCTGGGGCTGACTCCGCGCCAGGCTGAGGTGCTGCATTGGCTGAGCCTGGGCAAGACCAACCGCGATATCGGCGACATCCTCGGCATGAGTCCGCGCACCGTCAACAAGCACCTGGAGCATGTGTTCGCCCGCCTGGGGGTGGAGACCCGCACCTCGGCCGCGGCGCTGGCCTTGCGCAGCGCCGGCGGCGGGTGA
- the urtA gene encoding urea ABC transporter substrate-binding protein, protein MLIRPHVLSSLALSLALSGFGAAPALAADTIKVGVLHSLSGTMAISETSLKNMALFAIDQINAEGGVLGKKLEPVVVDPASNWPLFAEKARQLLSRDKVAATFGCWTSVSRKSVLPVFEELNGLLFYPVQYEGEEMSPNVFYTGAAPNQQAIPAVEYLMSKEGGGARRFFLLGTDYVYPRTTNKILRAFLKTKGVKDADIQEAYTPFGHNDYQTIVANIKKFAAGGKTAVVSTINGDSNVPFYKELGNQGLKAAEVPVLAFSVGEEELKGIDAKPLAGHLAAWNYFMSVRNPVNAKWVADYRAWARKKGVAGADKLVTNDPMEATYVGVRLWAQAVRKAGGTDTAAVSKALAGLRMDAPSGFTLEMDARNHHLRKPVMIGEIQPNGQFSVVWKSRSVVRAQPWSPYLPGNDKRPDTPVKSK, encoded by the coding sequence ATGTTGATTCGCCCTCATGTCTTGTCTTCCCTTGCGCTGAGCCTGGCGCTGAGCGGCTTCGGCGCCGCGCCGGCTCTCGCCGCCGACACCATCAAGGTGGGGGTGCTGCACTCCCTGTCCGGCACCATGGCCATTTCCGAAACCTCGCTCAAGAATATGGCGCTGTTCGCCATCGACCAGATCAACGCCGAAGGCGGGGTCTTGGGCAAGAAGTTGGAGCCGGTGGTGGTGGACCCGGCGTCCAACTGGCCGCTGTTCGCGGAGAAGGCGCGCCAATTGCTGAGCCGCGACAAGGTGGCGGCGACCTTCGGCTGTTGGACTTCGGTGTCGCGCAAATCGGTGTTGCCGGTGTTCGAGGAGCTGAACGGCCTGCTGTTCTACCCGGTGCAGTACGAGGGCGAGGAAATGTCGCCCAATGTGTTCTACACCGGCGCCGCGCCCAATCAGCAGGCGATCCCGGCGGTGGAATACCTGATGAGCAAGGAGGGCGGCGGCGCGCGGCGCTTCTTCCTGCTGGGCACGGATTACGTCTATCCGCGCACCACCAACAAGATTCTGCGCGCCTTCCTCAAAACCAAGGGGGTCAAGGACGCGGACATCCAGGAGGCCTACACCCCGTTTGGCCATAACGATTACCAGACCATCGTCGCCAACATCAAGAAGTTCGCCGCCGGCGGCAAGACCGCGGTGGTGTCCACCATCAACGGCGACTCCAATGTGCCGTTCTACAAGGAGCTGGGCAATCAGGGCCTGAAGGCGGCCGAGGTGCCGGTGCTGGCGTTCTCGGTGGGCGAGGAGGAGCTGAAGGGCATCGACGCCAAACCGCTGGCCGGCCATCTGGCGGCCTGGAATTACTTCATGAGCGTGAGAAATCCGGTCAACGCCAAGTGGGTGGCGGACTACCGCGCCTGGGCGCGCAAGAAGGGCGTTGCCGGGGCGGACAAGCTGGTGACCAACGATCCGATGGAGGCGACCTATGTCGGGGTCCGGCTGTGGGCGCAGGCTGTGCGCAAGGCCGGCGGCACCGATACGGCCGCGGTGAGCAAGGCCCTGGCCGGGCTGCGGATGGACGCGCCGTCCGGCTTCACGCTGGAAATGGACGCCCGCAACCATCATTTGCGCAAGCCGGTGATGATTGGCGAGATTCAGCCCAACGGGCAGTTCTCGGTGGTGTGGAAGAGCCGGAGCGTGGTGCGCGCCCAGCCGTGGAGCCCGTACCTGCCCGGCAACGACAAGCGGCCGGACACCCCGGTGAAAAGCAAGTGA
- the urtB gene encoding urea ABC transporter permease subunit UrtB, giving the protein MSWSKALPWALALWCAAAGAGPLAELAGADPAERAGLIESWAPRPDAERRAAVAALEQGRLLQSADGLRVLWQRPDGALGDAVSGQPAAGDAASLEPLPLNNRLRGALAVFHAVDELAAADPGRRLAAVRALADSGNPALLPLLRERLAREGDAELRRALERAGARLSLSSPDPAQRRAAAMALADSGDPAALALLAPLTDAVAENDAEVRAAAMRAQAAIRASVRIDNLLGAAFAGLSLGSVLLLAALGLAVTYGLLGVINMAHGEMLMLGAYVAYAAQSLFHSRWPAAADAYLALALPAAFLLTAAVGMALERLVIRHLYGRPLETLLATWGISLVLMQLVRTLFGAQNVAVANPGWLNGGWALSPALTLPYNRIAVILFSALTLGLVWLALNRSRLGLFVRAVTQNRRMADSLGVATGRVDMLAFGLGSGIAGLGGVALSQIGNVGPDLGQGYIVDSFMVVVLGGVGQLAGAAWGALGLGVANKLLEPALGAVLGKILILAGIILFIQKRPQGLFALKGRAVD; this is encoded by the coding sequence ATGTCCTGGAGTAAAGCCCTGCCTTGGGCGCTGGCGCTGTGGTGCGCCGCGGCCGGCGCCGGCCCCTTGGCCGAGCTGGCCGGCGCCGATCCGGCCGAACGCGCCGGCTTGATTGAAAGCTGGGCGCCGCGCCCGGACGCCGAGCGCCGCGCGGCGGTGGCCGCCTTGGAGCAGGGCCGGCTATTGCAGTCCGCCGACGGTCTGCGCGTGCTGTGGCAGCGGCCGGACGGCGCGCTTGGCGACGCGGTGTCCGGCCAGCCGGCGGCGGGCGACGCCGCCAGCCTGGAACCGCTGCCGTTGAACAACCGGCTGCGCGGCGCCCTGGCGGTGTTTCACGCGGTCGACGAACTGGCTGCGGCCGATCCCGGGCGGCGGCTGGCCGCGGTCCGCGCGCTGGCCGACAGCGGGAACCCGGCGCTGCTGCCCTTGCTGAGGGAACGCTTGGCGAGGGAGGGTGACGCCGAGCTGCGGCGCGCGCTGGAACGGGCCGGCGCCCGCCTCTCGCTGAGCAGTCCGGACCCGGCGCAGCGGCGGGCCGCCGCCATGGCGCTGGCGGACAGCGGCGATCCGGCGGCCTTGGCCTTGCTGGCGCCCTTGACCGACGCCGTCGCGGAAAACGATGCCGAAGTGCGCGCCGCCGCGATGAGGGCGCAAGCGGCCATCCGCGCCAGCGTGCGGATAGACAATCTGCTGGGCGCGGCCTTCGCCGGCCTCAGCCTGGGTTCGGTGCTGCTGCTAGCGGCCTTGGGCCTGGCCGTCACTTACGGCCTGCTGGGGGTGATCAATATGGCGCATGGCGAGATGCTGATGCTGGGGGCCTATGTCGCCTACGCGGCGCAAAGCCTGTTCCACAGCCGCTGGCCGGCCGCCGCCGACGCCTATCTGGCGCTGGCCTTGCCGGCGGCCTTCCTGCTGACCGCCGCCGTGGGCATGGCGCTGGAGAGGCTGGTGATCCGCCACCTCTACGGCCGCCCGCTGGAAACGCTGCTGGCCACCTGGGGCATCAGCCTGGTGTTGATGCAGCTGGTGCGGACCTTGTTCGGCGCGCAAAACGTGGCGGTGGCCAACCCCGGCTGGCTGAACGGCGGCTGGGCCTTGAGCCCGGCGCTGACGCTGCCCTACAACCGCATCGCCGTCATTCTGTTCTCCGCGCTGACGCTGGGCCTGGTCTGGCTGGCGCTGAACCGCAGCCGGCTGGGCCTGTTTGTGCGCGCGGTGACTCAGAACCGGCGCATGGCGGACAGCCTGGGCGTGGCCACCGGGCGAGTGGACATGTTGGCCTTCGGCCTGGGCAGCGGCATCGCCGGCCTGGGCGGGGTGGCGCTGAGCCAGATCGGCAATGTCGGCCCGGACCTGGGTCAGGGCTATATCGTCGACAGCTTCATGGTGGTGGTGCTGGGCGGCGTGGGCCAGCTGGCCGGCGCGGCATGGGGCGCGCTGGGCCTGGGCGTGGCCAACAAGCTGTTGGAGCCGGCGCTGGGCGCGGTGCTGGGCAAGATTCTGATCCTGGCCGGCATCATTCTGTTCATCCAAAAACGTCCGCAAGGCCTGTTCGCCCTCAAGGGCCGGGCCGTGGATTAG
- the urtC gene encoding urea ABC transporter permease subunit UrtC, whose amino-acid sequence MHLPYSLRLLSGLGRRRWGAAALVLVWLGLLALPLLHVFAPADSGWRVSAYVLTLAGKILCYAVLALALDLVWGYAGLLSLGHGLFFALGGYGMGMYLMRQIGGDGVYQSALPDFMVSLDWRTLPWFWQGSEYLAWALCLAVGAPGLLALGFGWLAFRSRIRGVYFSIITQALTYAAMLLFFRNETGFGGNNGFTGFKRILGFGIAEPATRAWLFVLSALLLSLALLGAFRLTRGKFGRVLTAVRDAESRLMFCGYRPQDYKLAVWVLSAMLCGLAGALYVPQAGIINPGEMSPGNSIEAAVWVAVGGRGTLIGPVLGAVLVNAAKSWFTVAFPEYWLFFLGGLFIAGTLLLPRGLMGWLMRGRGA is encoded by the coding sequence ATGCATCTTCCTTACTCTTTACGGCTCTTGTCCGGCCTGGGCCGACGGCGCTGGGGCGCGGCGGCGCTGGTGCTGGTCTGGCTCGGTCTGCTGGCCTTGCCCTTGCTGCATGTGTTCGCGCCGGCGGACAGCGGCTGGCGGGTGTCGGCCTATGTTCTGACCCTGGCGGGCAAGATTCTGTGCTACGCGGTGCTGGCCTTGGCCTTGGACCTGGTCTGGGGCTATGCAGGCTTGCTCAGCCTGGGCCACGGCCTGTTCTTCGCGCTGGGCGGCTACGGCATGGGCATGTATCTGATGCGTCAGATCGGCGGCGACGGCGTTTACCAGAGCGCGCTGCCGGATTTCATGGTGTCGCTGGACTGGCGGACGCTGCCGTGGTTCTGGCAGGGCAGCGAATACCTGGCCTGGGCCCTGTGCCTGGCGGTGGGCGCGCCTGGATTGTTGGCGCTGGGCTTTGGCTGGCTGGCTTTCCGTTCCCGCATCCGCGGCGTGTATTTTTCCATCATCACCCAGGCGCTGACCTATGCGGCGATGCTGCTGTTCTTCCGCAACGAAACCGGCTTTGGCGGCAATAACGGCTTTACCGGCTTCAAGCGCATCCTGGGCTTCGGCATCGCCGAGCCGGCCACCCGCGCCTGGCTGTTCGTCCTCAGCGCGCTCTTGCTGTCGCTGGCTTTGCTGGGGGCGTTCCGGCTGACGCGCGGCAAGTTCGGCCGCGTGCTCACCGCGGTGCGCGACGCGGAGTCGCGGCTGATGTTCTGCGGCTACCGGCCGCAAGACTACAAGCTGGCGGTATGGGTGTTGTCCGCCATGCTCTGCGGCCTGGCCGGGGCCTTGTACGTGCCGCAGGCCGGCATCATCAATCCGGGCGAGATGTCGCCGGGCAATTCGATCGAGGCCGCCGTCTGGGTGGCGGTGGGCGGCCGCGGCACCTTGATCGGACCGGTGCTGGGCGCCGTCTTGGTCAATGCCGCCAAGAGCTGGTTCACCGTGGCCTTTCCGGAGTACTGGCTGTTCTTCCTGGGCGGGCTGTTCATCGCCGGCACCCTGTTGCTGCCGCGCGGCTTGATGGGCTGGCTGATGCGAGGCCGCGGCGCTTGA
- the urtD gene encoding urea ABC transporter ATP-binding protein UrtD, with protein sequence MNTASENPVPRGQWEGEAVGLSRPLTPGLDIRHGQILYLDDVIVDFDGYRALNRLTLSIAVGELRVVIGPNGAGKTTMMDVITGKTRPDAGSVFFGQTLDLRRYDEAEIAQLGIGRKFQKPTVFEAMTVADNLELALAGDRSVRASLRARLGAAQRRRVDELLERVRLQEQRGRLAGLLSHGQKQWLEIGMLLAQQPKLLLLDEPVAGMSDAETEQTAELLLSLKGEHSLMVVEHDMDFVASLGGRVTVLAEGAVLAEGTLRQVQADERVIEVYLGR encoded by the coding sequence ATGAATACAGCAAGCGAAAATCCCGTTCCGCGCGGACAGTGGGAGGGCGAGGCGGTGGGCTTGTCCCGGCCATTGACGCCGGGGCTGGACATTCGGCACGGACAGATATTATATCTTGACGATGTCATAGTTGATTTCGACGGTTACCGCGCGCTGAACCGTTTGACGCTGTCGATCGCCGTCGGCGAATTGCGCGTGGTGATCGGCCCCAACGGCGCCGGCAAGACCACGATGATGGATGTGATCACCGGCAAGACCCGGCCGGACGCGGGCAGCGTGTTCTTCGGCCAGACCCTGGACCTGCGCAGATACGACGAGGCCGAGATCGCCCAACTGGGCATAGGGCGCAAATTCCAGAAGCCCACGGTGTTCGAGGCGATGACGGTGGCGGACAACCTGGAGCTGGCGCTGGCCGGAGACCGCTCGGTGCGCGCCAGCCTGCGCGCGCGCCTGGGCGCGGCTCAGCGCCGCCGCGTCGACGAACTGCTGGAACGGGTGCGGCTGCAGGAGCAGCGCGGCCGGCTGGCCGGCCTGCTGTCGCACGGCCAAAAGCAATGGCTGGAGATTGGCATGCTGCTTGCTCAGCAACCCAAGCTGCTCTTGCTGGACGAGCCGGTGGCAGGCATGAGCGACGCCGAAACCGAACAGACCGCGGAGCTGCTGCTGAGCCTGAAGGGCGAGCATTCCCTGATGGTGGTGGAACACGATATGGATTTTGTCGCCAGCCTGGGCGGCCGGGTGACGGTGCTGGCCGAAGGCGCGGTGCTGGCGGAGGGGACGCTGCGGCAGGTGCAGGCGGACGAGCGGGTGATCGAAGTGTATCTGGGGCGCTGA
- the urtE gene encoding urea ABC transporter ATP-binding subunit UrtE, with amino-acid sequence MLEIDGLEQYYGGSRILRGISLRAETGRITCLLGRNGAGKSTLLKCLSGQLPVRGGRMRWRGEDIAALAPHQRAARGIAYVPQGREIFPRLTVEENLRLGLARFSGAAGRRLPDSVFEMFPVLYEMRGRRGGDLSGGQQQQLAIGRALAGRPSLLMLDEPTEGIQPSVIKQIGAAIRQLAAGGEMAILLVEQYYDFAEALADRYLVMARGEVVQSGLGGDMRADGVRGLLAI; translated from the coding sequence ATGCTGGAAATCGACGGACTGGAACAGTATTACGGCGGCAGCCGCATCCTGCGCGGGATCAGCCTGCGCGCCGAGACGGGGCGGATCACCTGCCTGCTGGGGCGCAACGGCGCGGGCAAGAGCACGCTGCTCAAATGCCTGAGCGGGCAATTGCCGGTACGCGGCGGGCGCATGCGCTGGCGCGGCGAGGACATCGCCGCGCTGGCGCCGCATCAGCGCGCGGCGCGCGGCATCGCCTATGTGCCGCAGGGGCGCGAAATCTTTCCGCGGCTGACGGTGGAGGAAAACCTGCGCTTGGGGCTGGCGCGCTTCTCCGGCGCGGCCGGCCGCCGCTTGCCGGACAGCGTGTTCGAGATGTTCCCGGTGCTGTACGAGATGCGCGGCCGCCGCGGCGGCGACCTGTCCGGCGGCCAGCAGCAGCAATTGGCGATTGGCCGCGCCTTGGCCGGGCGGCCGTCGCTGCTGATGCTGGACGAGCCGACCGAAGGCATCCAGCCCTCCGTCATCAAGCAGATCGGCGCGGCGATCCGCCAATTGGCGGCCGGGGGCGAGATGGCCATCCTGCTGGTGGAACAGTATTACGACTTCGCCGAGGCGCTGGCGGACCGCTACCTGGTGATGGCGCGCGGCGAAGTGGTGCAAAGCGGCCTGGGCGGGGACATGCGGGCGGACGGCGTGCGCGGGCTGCTGGCGATCTGA
- a CDS encoding urease accessory protein UreD: MRRDAAAVGLPPPWAAELELSYRRRDGRTIPVRRRHCGPLRVQRHFTDDAGQCQHIIVHLPGGMAGGDSLSLTVTLEEGADALLTSPGAAKWYDGFGRPASQRLELSLAAGARLEWLPLETILFAGAEVSLQGRVQLQGDAALLYGDVLCLGLPACGERFDRGLWRQSLDIERDGRLIWCERAALAGGDRMLDAAVGMGGQTAVGLLLWAGPALPEALHQAVLALPLAGRAAASQLPDVWLARFIGDSAEAAHHWLRRARRLLYPFTHGRAAQEPRIWAT, encoded by the coding sequence ATGCGACGCGATGCCGCCGCCGTCGGCCTGCCGCCGCCCTGGGCCGCCGAACTGGAGCTGAGCTACCGGCGCCGCGACGGACGCACCATTCCGGTGCGGCGGCGGCATTGCGGCCCCTTGCGGGTGCAGCGCCACTTCACCGACGACGCCGGCCAGTGCCAGCACATCATCGTGCATCTGCCGGGAGGCATGGCCGGCGGCGACAGCCTGAGCCTGACGGTGACTTTGGAGGAGGGCGCGGACGCGTTGCTGACCAGCCCCGGCGCCGCCAAGTGGTACGACGGCTTCGGCCGCCCGGCCAGCCAGCGGCTGGAGCTGAGCTTGGCCGCCGGCGCGCGGTTGGAATGGCTGCCGCTGGAAACCATTCTGTTCGCCGGCGCGGAGGTGAGCTTGCAAGGCCGCGTCCAGCTGCAGGGCGACGCCGCGCTGCTGTACGGCGACGTGCTCTGCCTGGGGCTGCCGGCCTGCGGCGAGCGCTTCGACCGCGGGCTTTGGCGTCAAAGCCTGGACATAGAACGCGACGGCCGCTTGATCTGGTGCGAGCGCGCCGCCTTGGCCGGCGGCGACCGCATGCTGGACGCGGCGGTCGGAATGGGCGGCCAGACCGCGGTCGGCCTGCTGTTGTGGGCCGGGCCGGCGCTGCCGGAGGCCTTGCATCAGGCGGTATTGGCGCTGCCGCTGGCGGGCCGCGCCGCCGCCAGCCAACTGCCGGACGTCTGGCTGGCGCGCTTCATCGGCGACAGCGCCGAAGCCGCCCATCATTGGCTGCGGCGGGCGCGGCGCTTGCTTTACCCGTTCACCCACGGCCGCGCGGCGCAGGAGCCGCGCATCTGGGCGACTTGA
- the ureA gene encoding urease subunit gamma, whose amino-acid sequence MELTPREKDKLLIFTAGLLAERRRARGLKLNYPEAVAYISAAVMEGARDGRSVAELMHYGATLLGREDVMDGVAEMIADIQVEATFPDGTKLVTVHQPIV is encoded by the coding sequence ATGGAATTGACGCCCAGAGAAAAAGACAAGCTCTTGATCTTCACCGCCGGCCTGCTGGCGGAACGCCGCCGCGCGCGCGGCCTGAAGCTGAATTATCCGGAGGCGGTGGCCTATATCAGCGCCGCCGTCATGGAGGGCGCGCGCGATGGGCGCAGCGTGGCGGAGCTGATGCATTACGGCGCCACCTTGCTGGGCCGCGAGGACGTGATGGACGGCGTGGCCGAGATGATCGCCGACATCCAGGTGGAAGCCACTTTTCCGGACGGCACCAAGCTGGTCACCGTCCACCAGCCCATTGTATGA
- a CDS encoding urease subunit beta — protein sequence MIPGQIQAAEGEIELNAGRRTLTLTVANTGDRPIQVGSHYHFAETNDALRFDREAARGCRLNIAAGTAVRFEPGQVRSVELVELAGRRRVYGFQGKVMGAL from the coding sequence ATGATTCCCGGACAGATCCAGGCCGCCGAGGGCGAGATCGAGCTCAACGCCGGCCGCCGCACCCTGACGCTGACGGTGGCCAATACCGGCGACAGGCCGATCCAGGTGGGCTCGCATTATCACTTCGCCGAAACCAACGACGCCTTGCGGTTTGACCGCGAGGCCGCTCGCGGCTGCCGGCTGAACATCGCCGCGGGCACCGCGGTGCGCTTCGAGCCCGGGCAGGTCCGCAGCGTGGAGCTGGTGGAGCTGGCCGGCCGGCGCCGGGTGTACGGCTTTCAGGGCAAGGTGATGGGGGCCTTATGA
- the ureC gene encoding urease subunit alpha has product MKISRQAYAEMFGPTVGDRVRLADTELWVEVERDYTVYGEEVKFGGGKVIRDGMGQGQGLAAEVADTVLTNALILDHWGIVKADIGLKDGRIAAIGKAGNPDIQPGVDIAIGAATEIIAAEGMIVTAGGIDSHIHFICPQQIEDALMSGVTTMIGGGTGPATGSKATTCTPGPWHLARMLEAAEAFPMNLGFTGKGNASLPEPLREQVRAGAIGLKLHEDWGSTPAAIDNCLTVADEMDVQVAIHTDTLNESGFVEATLAAFKGRAIHTYHTEGAGGGHAPDIIKACGHANVLPSSTNPTRPFTVNTIDEHLDMLMVCHHLDPGIAEDVAFAESRIRRETIAAEDILHDLGAFAMMSSDSQAMGRVGETILRCWQTADKMRRQRGPLPGDGPGHSNFRVKRYLAKYTINPALTHGIAHEVGSVEAGKLADLVLWRPAFFAVKPSLILKGGVIAAAAMGDPNASIPTPQPVHYRPMFGSCGAAVARGSVTFVSQAALQAGVGAELGLRKRLVAVRGCRQLSKADLIHNNYLPHIEVDPQNYQVRADGELLWCEPAERLPLAQRYFLF; this is encoded by the coding sequence ATGAAAATCAGCAGACAGGCGTACGCCGAGATGTTCGGCCCCACCGTCGGCGACCGGGTGCGCTTGGCCGACACCGAATTGTGGGTGGAAGTGGAGCGCGACTACACCGTATACGGCGAGGAGGTGAAGTTCGGCGGCGGCAAGGTGATACGCGACGGCATGGGCCAGGGCCAGGGCCTGGCGGCGGAAGTGGCCGACACGGTGCTGACCAATGCGCTGATCCTGGATCACTGGGGCATCGTCAAGGCCGACATCGGCCTCAAGGACGGCCGCATCGCCGCCATCGGCAAGGCCGGCAATCCGGACATCCAGCCCGGCGTCGACATCGCCATCGGCGCCGCCACCGAAATCATCGCCGCCGAAGGCATGATCGTCACCGCCGGCGGCATCGACAGCCATATCCATTTCATCTGCCCGCAGCAGATCGAAGACGCCCTGATGTCCGGCGTCACCACCATGATAGGCGGCGGCACCGGGCCGGCCACCGGCAGCAAGGCCACCACCTGCACGCCGGGGCCGTGGCATCTGGCGCGAATGCTGGAAGCGGCGGAAGCCTTTCCGATGAATCTGGGCTTCACCGGCAAGGGCAACGCCAGCCTGCCGGAGCCGCTGCGCGAGCAAGTGCGCGCCGGCGCCATCGGCCTCAAGCTGCACGAAGACTGGGGCAGCACCCCGGCGGCGATAGACAACTGCCTGACGGTGGCGGACGAGATGGACGTGCAAGTGGCCATCCACACCGACACCCTGAACGAATCCGGCTTCGTCGAGGCCACGCTGGCCGCGTTCAAGGGCCGCGCCATCCACACCTATCACACCGAGGGCGCCGGCGGCGGCCACGCGCCGGACATCATCAAGGCCTGCGGCCACGCCAATGTGCTGCCCAGCTCCACCAATCCCACCCGGCCGTTCACGGTCAACACCATAGACGAGCATCTGGACATGTTGATGGTCTGCCATCACCTGGATCCGGGCATCGCCGAGGACGTGGCCTTCGCCGAAAGCCGCATCCGGCGCGAAACCATCGCCGCCGAGGACATCCTGCACGATCTGGGCGCCTTCGCGATGATGTCCTCGGACAGCCAGGCGATGGGGCGGGTGGGGGAAACCATACTGCGCTGCTGGCAGACGGCGGACAAGATGCGGCGCCAGCGCGGCCCCTTGCCGGGCGACGGCCCCGGCCACAGCAATTTCCGGGTCAAGCGCTACCTGGCCAAGTACACCATCAATCCGGCCCTGACCCACGGCATCGCCCACGAGGTGGGCAGCGTCGAAGCCGGCAAGCTGGCCGATCTGGTGCTGTGGCGGCCGGCCTTCTTCGCGGTCAAGCCCAGCCTGATCCTCAAGGGCGGCGTCATCGCCGCCGCCGCGATGGGCGATCCCAACGCCAGCATCCCGACACCGCAGCCGGTGCACTACCGGCCGATGTTCGGCAGCTGCGGCGCGGCGGTGGCGCGCGGCAGCGTCACCTTCGTGTCGCAGGCGGCGCTGCAGGCCGGCGTCGGCGCGGAACTGGGCCTGCGCAAGCGGCTGGTGGCGGTGCGGGGCTGCCGTCAGCTGAGCAAGGCCGATCTGATCCACAACAATTACCTGCCGCATATCGAGGTGGACCCGCAAAACTACCAGGTGCGCGCCGACGGCGAATTGCTGTGGTGCGAACCGGCCGAGCGCCTGCCGCTGGCGCAGCGTTATTTCTTGTTTTGA
- the ureE gene encoding urease accessory protein UreE, translated as MLLLTRRADDASAWDDELLMSYELRGKRRLRTRSAAGEDCGLFLEPGPPLADGEVLQAEDGRRVRVAAATESLLHVCCADAVALTRAAYHLGNRHVHLQVGEGWLRLLDDEVLARMLEQMGAQVRKIDAPFQPESGAYGGGHHHSHGKEAAFQYPPRLHQYGAA; from the coding sequence ATGTTGTTGCTGACACGCCGCGCCGACGATGCGAGCGCCTGGGACGATGAGTTGCTGATGAGTTACGAACTGCGCGGCAAGCGCCGGCTGCGCACCCGCAGCGCCGCCGGCGAAGACTGCGGCCTGTTTCTGGAACCGGGGCCGCCGCTGGCCGACGGCGAGGTGTTGCAGGCCGAGGATGGCCGCCGGGTGAGGGTGGCGGCCGCGACGGAGTCCTTGCTGCATGTCTGTTGCGCCGACGCCGTCGCGCTGACCCGCGCCGCCTACCACCTGGGCAACCGCCATGTGCATCTGCAAGTGGGCGAGGGCTGGCTGCGGCTGTTGGACGACGAGGTGCTGGCGCGGATGCTGGAGCAGATGGGCGCGCAGGTGCGAAAAATCGACGCGCCGTTCCAGCCGGAGTCCGGCGCTTACGGCGGCGGCCACCATCACTCCCACGGCAAGGAGGCGGCCTTCCAGTATCCGCCGCGGTTGCATCAGTACGGCGCGGCATGA